In one window of Frigoriglobus tundricola DNA:
- a CDS encoding thiamine phosphate synthase, whose translation MHQTSPGVERAVEGARVWADRLGSAPLRLAHFVLALLDEEEGRPAVLLEHIGLSLTDVRDQLAVLESPPAPPVTALFTAARDWSIAHRHDPEFLTDAFLLAVLAADPGFRTAAAAFGCSVERLERILTKRPDRDSSLPPTLAPVLTEAEGKSDDPFLASPRSETHAPNPGVDAIFHLPDPTAEIDAARVLDASFNRAREAARVLEDYCRFALDDRFLTEQVKELRHGLAAAARKLPAHVLLAARETLRDVGTTATAAGEYQRVSPAHVAVVNLKRLQESLRSLEEFGKVFGPELGRELEALRYRVYTLERAVVFGSASRERLATAQLYVLLTRAHCVASLDWTIREAARGGVDVFQLREKTMPDRELLDCARDVRRWTREAGALFVINDRPDMARLCEADGVHLGQDDMSVKDARRIVGPGVLIGVSTHSVEHLRAAVLDGADYVGIGPTFPSQTKAFDHFPGLDFVRAASAECSLPAFALGGIGSANVGQVVAAGARRIAVSSAICAADDPEHAARLLKSALTREPPVPGGL comes from the coding sequence ATGCATCAGACGAGTCCGGGAGTGGAACGCGCGGTCGAGGGCGCACGCGTTTGGGCCGATCGGCTCGGCTCGGCGCCGCTCCGGTTGGCCCACTTCGTACTCGCACTGCTTGACGAAGAGGAAGGCCGGCCCGCGGTTCTCCTCGAACACATCGGGCTCTCACTCACCGACGTGCGCGACCAGCTCGCCGTGCTGGAAAGTCCTCCCGCACCGCCAGTTACGGCGCTCTTTACCGCGGCCCGTGACTGGTCAATCGCGCACCGGCACGACCCCGAATTCCTGACGGACGCCTTCCTTCTCGCGGTCCTGGCCGCGGACCCGGGGTTCCGCACCGCGGCCGCCGCGTTCGGCTGTTCGGTGGAACGTCTTGAACGCATTTTGACGAAACGGCCTGATCGAGATTCCTCTCTCCCCCCCACCCTGGCACCCGTCCTCACTGAAGCGGAAGGGAAATCTGACGATCCTTTCCTCGCTTCACCCCGCTCCGAGACGCACGCCCCTAATCCGGGGGTGGATGCGATATTCCACTTGCCCGACCCCACAGCCGAAATTGACGCAGCTCGCGTGCTGGACGCAAGCTTTAATCGCGCCCGCGAGGCGGCTCGCGTGCTGGAGGACTACTGCCGGTTCGCACTGGACGACCGGTTCCTGACCGAGCAGGTGAAAGAACTTCGTCACGGACTCGCCGCCGCGGCACGCAAATTGCCTGCACATGTGCTCCTCGCCGCCCGCGAAACCTTGCGTGACGTGGGCACGACCGCAACCGCGGCCGGTGAGTATCAACGTGTCTCGCCAGCACATGTGGCTGTCGTGAACCTGAAGCGGCTCCAGGAATCCCTCCGCAGCCTCGAAGAATTCGGGAAAGTGTTCGGTCCGGAACTCGGCCGCGAGTTGGAAGCGCTCCGGTACCGTGTGTACACGCTCGAACGGGCCGTGGTGTTCGGTTCCGCGAGTCGCGAGCGGCTGGCGACAGCGCAACTCTATGTGCTGCTCACCCGGGCGCACTGCGTTGCCTCCCTCGACTGGACGATCCGTGAAGCCGCCCGTGGCGGGGTCGATGTGTTTCAGCTCCGTGAAAAGACCATGCCGGACCGCGAACTACTTGACTGTGCCCGAGACGTCCGCCGCTGGACACGAGAGGCGGGTGCGCTGTTCGTAATCAACGACCGCCCGGACATGGCCCGCCTGTGCGAAGCCGACGGCGTGCATTTGGGGCAAGACGACATGAGCGTGAAGGACGCCCGTCGGATCGTCGGCCCCGGTGTCCTCATCGGTGTGAGTACGCATTCGGTCGAACACCTCAGGGCCGCGGTCCTCGACGGTGCCGATTACGTCGGCATCGGTCCAACGTTCCCGTCTCAAACGAAAGCCTTCGACCACTTCCCCGGCCTGGATTTCGTCCGCGCCGCGAGTGCGGAATGCTCCCTGCCGGCGTTCGCCCTGGGCGGGATCGGGTCGGCGAACGTGGGGCAGGTCGTGGCGGCGGGCGCCCGCCGCATCGCCGTCAGCTCCGCGATCTGTGCCGCCGACGACCCGGAACACGCGGCCCGACTGTTGAAATCGGCACTGACCCGCGAACCGCCTGTCCCGGGCGGGTTATGA